The following are encoded in a window of uncultured Pseudomonas sp. genomic DNA:
- the acs gene encoding acetate--CoA ligase has protein sequence MFDITRHPVTDAVRQHAHLDNDDYLRLYQQSVEQPDVFWAAQAKQFLDWSKPWDSVQQGDLLSGNGAWFKGGQLNVSYNCIDRHLATRADQVALIWEGDNPSESAHITYKQLHQNVSRLANVLKSRGVKKGDRVCIYMPMIPEASYAMLACTRIGAVHSVVFGGFSPDALRDRILDADCRTVITADEGVRGGKCVALKSNVDKALQSCPNVATVLVVERTQGKIDWVEGRDIWYHEAMSEAANDCPPEPMDAEDPLFILYTSGSTGKPKGVLHSTGGYLLMAAMTHKYVFDYHEGDVYWCTADVGWVTGHSYIVYGPLANGATSLIFEGVPNYPDASRFWQVIDKHQVNIFYTAPTALRALMREGEGPVKATSRSSLRLLGSVGEPINPEAWEWYFNVVGERRCPIVDTWWQTETGAILITPLPGATDLKPGSATRPFFGVQPVLLDEQGKEINGAGSGILAIKESWPSQIRSIYGDHQRMIDTYFKPFPGYYFSGDGARRDEDGYYWITGRVDDVINVSGHRIGTAEVESALVLHDAVAEAAVVGYPHDLKGQGIYAFVTPMNGIEVSDELKKELLALVGKEIGSFAKPELIQWAPGLPKTRSGKIMRRILRKIACNELENMGDTSTLADPSVVDGLIEQRLNQ, from the coding sequence ATGTTCGACATTACTCGCCACCCGGTTACCGACGCTGTACGCCAGCACGCCCATCTGGACAACGACGACTACCTGCGCCTCTACCAGCAGTCGGTTGAGCAGCCTGATGTTTTCTGGGCCGCACAAGCCAAGCAGTTTCTCGACTGGTCAAAGCCATGGGACAGCGTGCAACAGGGCGACCTGCTCAGCGGCAATGGCGCCTGGTTCAAGGGCGGCCAACTGAACGTCAGCTACAACTGCATTGATCGCCACCTGGCCACCCGCGCTGACCAGGTGGCACTGATCTGGGAAGGCGACAACCCCAGTGAATCCGCGCACATCACCTACAAACAGCTGCATCAAAACGTCAGCCGCCTGGCCAATGTGCTGAAAAGCCGTGGGGTGAAAAAGGGCGACCGGGTGTGCATCTACATGCCGATGATCCCCGAGGCCAGCTACGCCATGCTCGCCTGTACGCGCATCGGTGCGGTGCATTCGGTGGTGTTCGGCGGTTTCTCCCCAGATGCGCTGCGTGACCGTATTCTGGATGCCGACTGCCGCACGGTGATCACCGCCGATGAAGGCGTGCGGGGTGGCAAATGCGTGGCCCTCAAGAGCAACGTCGATAAGGCGCTACAGAGCTGTCCGAACGTTGCCACGGTGCTGGTGGTCGAGCGCACCCAAGGCAAGATCGACTGGGTCGAAGGTCGCGACATTTGGTACCACGAAGCCATGAGCGAAGCCGCCAACGACTGCCCGCCCGAGCCGATGGACGCCGAAGACCCGCTGTTTATCCTCTACACCTCCGGCTCCACCGGTAAACCCAAAGGCGTGCTGCACAGCACCGGCGGCTATCTGCTGATGGCCGCGATGACCCACAAGTACGTCTTCGACTACCACGAAGGGGATGTCTACTGGTGCACCGCCGATGTCGGCTGGGTCACCGGGCACAGCTATATCGTCTACGGCCCGCTGGCCAACGGCGCGACCAGCTTGATCTTCGAAGGCGTGCCCAACTACCCGGACGCTTCACGCTTCTGGCAGGTCATCGACAAGCATCAAGTGAATATCTTCTACACCGCCCCCACTGCCCTGCGTGCACTGATGCGCGAAGGCGAAGGGCCGGTCAAGGCCACCTCGCGCAGCAGCCTGCGCCTACTCGGCAGCGTCGGCGAGCCGATCAACCCGGAAGCCTGGGAGTGGTACTTCAACGTCGTTGGCGAACGCCGCTGCCCGATCGTCGACACCTGGTGGCAAACCGAAACCGGGGCGATTCTGATCACCCCGCTGCCGGGCGCAACCGACCTCAAGCCAGGCTCGGCCACCCGCCCGTTCTTCGGCGTGCAGCCGGTGCTGCTCGATGAGCAGGGCAAAGAGATCAACGGCGCAGGCAGCGGCATACTGGCGATCAAGGAAAGCTGGCCCAGCCAGATTCGCAGCATCTACGGCGACCACCAACGGATGATCGACACCTACTTCAAGCCCTTCCCCGGCTATTACTTCAGTGGCGACGGCGCGCGCCGCGACGAGGATGGTTACTACTGGATCACCGGTCGCGTGGACGACGTAATCAACGTCTCCGGCCACCGCATCGGCACCGCCGAGGTGGAGAGCGCGCTGGTGCTGCACGATGCCGTCGCCGAAGCCGCAGTGGTCGGCTACCCACACGACCTCAAAGGCCAGGGCATCTACGCCTTCGTCACGCCGATGAACGGCATAGAGGTCAGCGACGAGCTGAAGAAGGAACTGCTCGCACTGGTCGGTAAGGAAATCGGCAGTTTCGCCAAACCCGAGCTGATTCAGTGGGCGCCGGGCCTGCCAAAAACCCGCTCGGGCAAAATCATGCGGCGTATCCTGCGCAAGATTGCCTGCAACGAGCTGGAGAACATGGGCGACACCTCGACCCTGGCCGACCCCAGCGTGGTCGACGGCTTGATCGAGCAACGCCTGAACCAGTAA
- a CDS encoding oxygenase MpaB family protein gives MELLRRRIEAQVLSLSGIALGQIDFASPQGDTGLFGPDSVSWQVHGDFTSMLIGGISALLLQALHPLALAGVWDHSNFRDDLLGRLRRTGQFISGTTFGATADAEWLIDKVKTIHLKVNGTAPDGRPYAASDPALLTWVHVAEVHSFLQAHLRYRNPQLSEADQDRYYAEIALIAERLGATQVPRSRAEVAAYLTAVRPELRCDKRSLEILRILLNAPAPSALAAPVAKLLMQAGIDLLPGWAQAMLGQQFSAPHSRLIHAGVHSLAPVLRWAVRSGAVHRARKRLQLPPRG, from the coding sequence ATGGAATTGCTCCGCCGCCGTATCGAAGCCCAAGTTCTCAGTCTGAGCGGCATCGCCCTTGGTCAGATCGACTTCGCAAGTCCCCAGGGCGATACCGGCCTGTTCGGCCCTGACTCGGTGAGCTGGCAGGTGCATGGCGACTTCACCAGCATGCTCATTGGCGGTATCAGCGCCCTGCTCCTGCAAGCCTTGCATCCGCTGGCGCTAGCCGGCGTATGGGACCACTCGAATTTTCGTGATGACCTGCTCGGCCGCCTGCGCCGTACCGGCCAATTCATCTCTGGCACCACCTTTGGCGCAACCGCCGACGCCGAATGGCTGATCGACAAGGTCAAAACCATTCACCTCAAGGTCAACGGCACCGCCCCGGATGGCCGCCCCTACGCTGCCAGTGACCCAGCACTGTTGACCTGGGTGCATGTGGCCGAGGTGCACAGCTTTCTGCAGGCGCACCTGCGTTACCGCAACCCGCAACTGAGCGAGGCGGATCAGGACCGCTACTACGCCGAAATCGCCCTGATCGCCGAACGCCTGGGCGCGACACAGGTGCCGCGCTCACGCGCCGAGGTCGCGGCCTATCTAACGGCAGTCCGCCCCGAGTTGCGCTGCGATAAACGCTCCCTGGAAATTCTGCGCATTTTGCTCAACGCGCCCGCTCCCAGCGCGCTCGCCGCACCGGTGGCCAAGCTGCTGATGCAGGCCGGCATCGACCTGCTGCCAGGCTGGGCGCAGGCGATGCTGGGCCAACAGTTCAGTGCGCCGCACAGCCGGCTGATCCATGCCGGCGTGCACAGCCTGGCCCCCGTGCTGCGCTGGGCAGTCCGCAGCGGCGCAGTCCATCGCGCCCGCAAGCGCCTGCAACTGCCGCCCCGAGGCTGA
- the panC gene encoding pantoate--beta-alanine ligase, translating to MNTVKSVRELRAAVAQARAEGKQIALVPTMGNLHAGHAALVEKAVQRADFVVASIFVNPLQFGPGEDLDKYPRTLLADQEKLVEAGCHLLFTPDVAEMYPHGTDGQTRVSVAGVSEGLCGASRPGHFEGVATVVSKLFNMVQPDLAIFGQKDFQQLAVIRTLVRDLNMPIQIIGEPTVRAEDGLALSSRNGYLSAEQRAIAPLLYRSLQEMATAIRAGERDYAKLIEATQAQHRAAGLRPDYLEVRESNSLRPATTDDRQLVILLAASIGNTRLIDNLAFDLDTPA from the coding sequence ATGAACACAGTTAAAAGCGTGCGCGAATTACGCGCCGCTGTCGCCCAAGCCCGCGCCGAAGGCAAACAAATCGCCCTCGTGCCAACCATGGGTAACCTCCACGCCGGCCACGCCGCCCTGGTTGAAAAAGCCGTACAACGCGCCGATTTCGTGGTTGCCAGCATCTTCGTCAACCCGCTGCAGTTTGGCCCCGGCGAAGACCTCGATAAATACCCGCGCACCCTGCTGGCCGATCAGGAAAAGCTGGTCGAAGCAGGTTGTCACCTGCTGTTCACTCCGGATGTCGCAGAGATGTACCCACACGGCACTGACGGCCAAACCCGCGTCAGCGTGGCAGGGGTCTCCGAAGGCCTTTGCGGAGCCAGTCGTCCGGGGCACTTCGAAGGCGTCGCCACCGTGGTGAGCAAGCTGTTCAACATGGTGCAGCCGGACCTGGCGATTTTCGGCCAGAAGGACTTCCAGCAACTGGCGGTGATCCGCACCTTGGTGCGTGATCTAAACATGCCGATCCAAATCATCGGCGAGCCAACCGTGCGCGCCGAAGATGGCCTGGCACTGTCTTCGCGCAACGGCTATCTGAGCGCCGAACAACGCGCAATCGCGCCGCTGCTGTACCGCAGCCTGCAGGAGATGGCCACGGCCATTCGCGCCGGCGAACGCGACTACGCCAAGCTCATCGAGGCAACGCAGGCGCAACACCGCGCCGCCGGCTTGCGCCCGGATTACTTAGAAGTGCGCGAATCGAACAGCCTGCGCCCGGCCACGACGGATGATCGTCAGCTGGTAATTCTGTTGGCCGCATCCATCGGCAACACTCGGCTGATCGATAACCTCGCGTTCGACCTCGATACGCCCGCCTGA
- a CDS encoding acetyl-CoA C-acetyltransferase, producing MQDVVIVAATRTATGSFQGSLANIPAPELGAAVIRQLLAQTGLDGAQVDEVILGQVLTAGSGQNPARQAAILAGLPHAVPAMTLNKVCGSGLKALHLAAQAIRCGDAEVLIAGGMENMSLSPYVMPGARTGLRMGHAKLVDTMITDGLWDAFNDYHMGITAENLVDKYSISREEQDAFAAASQQKAVAAIESGRFADEITPILIPQRKGDPVAFATDEQPRAGTTAESLGKLKPAFKKDGSVTAGNASSLNDGASAVLLMSAAKAQTLGLPVLAKIASYANAGVDPAIMGIGPVSATNRCLDKAGWTLADLDLIEANEAFAAQALAVGKELGWDAGKVNVNGGAIALGHPIGGSGCRILVTLLHEMIKRDAKKGLATLCIGGGQGVALAIERA from the coding sequence ATGCAAGACGTCGTCATCGTTGCCGCTACCCGCACCGCCACCGGCAGCTTCCAAGGCTCACTGGCGAATATCCCGGCACCCGAGCTGGGCGCCGCCGTGATCCGCCAGCTGCTTGCGCAAACCGGCCTGGACGGCGCGCAGGTCGACGAAGTGATCCTCGGCCAAGTACTGACTGCCGGCAGCGGGCAAAACCCCGCACGCCAAGCCGCGATTCTCGCCGGCCTGCCTCACGCGGTGCCGGCGATGACCCTGAACAAGGTCTGCGGCTCGGGCCTCAAAGCCTTGCACCTGGCCGCCCAAGCGATTCGCTGTGGCGATGCCGAGGTGCTGATCGCTGGCGGCATGGAGAACATGAGCCTCTCGCCTTATGTCATGCCTGGCGCACGCACCGGTCTGCGCATGGGCCACGCCAAGCTGGTCGACACCATGATCACCGACGGCCTGTGGGACGCCTTTAACGACTACCACATGGGTATCACCGCCGAGAACCTGGTCGACAAATACAGCATCAGCCGCGAGGAGCAAGACGCCTTCGCCGCGGCCTCGCAGCAGAAAGCCGTCGCGGCCATCGAGTCCGGGCGTTTTGCCGATGAAATCACCCCGATCCTGATTCCTCAGCGCAAGGGCGATCCCGTGGCCTTCGCCACCGACGAGCAGCCACGCGCCGGCACCACCGCCGAGTCGCTGGGCAAACTCAAGCCGGCGTTCAAGAAAGACGGCAGCGTCACCGCCGGCAACGCCTCCAGCCTCAACGACGGTGCCTCTGCGGTACTGCTGATGAGCGCCGCCAAAGCCCAGACGCTCGGCCTGCCGGTTCTGGCGAAAATTGCCAGCTACGCCAACGCCGGCGTCGACCCGGCGATCATGGGCATCGGCCCGGTCAGCGCCACCAATCGCTGCCTGGACAAGGCCGGCTGGACGCTCGCCGACCTCGACCTGATCGAAGCCAACGAAGCCTTCGCTGCCCAAGCCCTGGCGGTAGGCAAAGAGCTGGGCTGGGATGCCGGCAAGGTCAACGTCAACGGCGGCGCGATCGCCCTCGGCCACCCGATTGGCGGCTCCGGCTGCCGGATTCTGGTCACCTTGCTGCACGAGATGATCAAGCGTGATGCGAAAAAAGGCCTGGCGACCCTGTGCATCGGTGGTGGTCAGGGCGTGGCGCTGGCCATCGAACGGGCCTAA
- a CDS encoding class I SAM-dependent methyltransferase produces MPALDQALRAALQNREVLLAELHQQGTDCYRLFHGSQEGAGGLTVDRYGPQLLVQSFHQSLSRDELLQLAEQCQASLGEELLLVYNDRSQGNSRIDRSDPVYQADPAALEDLIGHEWALNYRVRGRHAGQDPLLFLDLRNARGWVKAHSSGKSVLNLFAYTCGVGLAAAAGGAQEVLNLDFAEGNLAVGRENGALNPTLVPMQFVQSDYFPAIRQLAGLPINARRGHKLPAYPRLAQRQFDLVLLDPPAWAKSAFGTVDLLRDYQSLLKPAILATADDGVLICCNNLAKVALSDWREQVLRCAEKLGRPVRDWQVLPPASDFPSQDGQPPLKTLILQF; encoded by the coding sequence ATGCCCGCTCTCGATCAGGCGCTGCGCGCCGCTCTGCAAAACCGCGAAGTATTACTGGCCGAGCTGCATCAGCAAGGCACCGACTGCTATCGCCTGTTTCACGGCAGCCAGGAAGGTGCCGGTGGCCTGACCGTCGACCGTTACGGCCCACAGTTGTTGGTACAAAGCTTTCACCAAAGCCTCAGCCGCGACGAACTGCTGCAACTGGCCGAGCAATGCCAGGCCAGCCTCGGCGAAGAGCTGCTGCTGGTCTACAACGACCGCTCCCAGGGCAATTCGCGCATCGACCGCAGCGATCCGGTCTACCAGGCCGATCCCGCAGCCCTGGAAGACCTGATTGGTCATGAATGGGCGCTTAATTACCGCGTGCGCGGCCGTCATGCCGGCCAAGACCCGCTGCTATTTCTCGACCTGCGCAACGCCCGCGGCTGGGTTAAAGCGCACAGCAGCGGCAAGTCAGTGCTTAACCTGTTCGCCTACACCTGTGGCGTGGGTTTGGCTGCCGCCGCCGGTGGCGCGCAAGAGGTGCTCAACCTGGACTTTGCCGAGGGCAACCTGGCCGTCGGTCGCGAGAATGGCGCGCTCAACCCCACGCTTGTACCCATGCAGTTTGTGCAGTCGGACTACTTCCCGGCCATTCGCCAACTCGCTGGGCTGCCAATCAATGCGCGCCGTGGCCACAAACTGCCAGCCTATCCGCGTTTAGCACAGCGCCAGTTCGATCTGGTGCTGCTCGACCCTCCGGCCTGGGCCAAAAGCGCTTTTGGCACCGTCGATCTGCTGCGCGACTACCAGAGCCTGCTCAAGCCGGCGATCCTTGCCACGGCTGATGATGGCGTACTGATCTGCTGCAACAACCTGGCAAAAGTTGCCCTGAGCGATTGGCGCGAGCAAGTGCTGCGCTGTGCGGAAAAACTCGGCCGCCCGGTACGTGACTGGCAGGTGCTCCCGCCGGCCAGCGACTTCCCTTCACAGGATGGCCAACCGCCGCTGAAGACCCTGATTCTGCAGTTCTGA
- the panB gene encoding 3-methyl-2-oxobutanoate hydroxymethyltransferase, with protein sequence MPDVTLTTLQSLKQSGEKIAMLTCYDATFAQTASQAGVDVLLVGDSLGMVLQGHDSTLPVSVADMAYHTASVKRGNQGALILADLPFMAYATLEQTMSNCAALMQAGAHMVKLEGAAWLAEPIRQLAERGVPACAHLGLTPQAVNILGGYKVQGRQEASARQMRADAMALEQAGAAMLLLECVPSELAAEISQAVKIPVIGIGAGSATDGQVLVMHDMLGLSLSGRMPKFVKNFMAGQSSIQNAISAYVKAVKDQSFPAAEHGFSA encoded by the coding sequence ATGCCTGATGTAACCCTGACCACCCTGCAAAGCCTCAAGCAGAGCGGCGAGAAAATCGCCATGCTGACCTGCTATGACGCCACCTTCGCCCAGACGGCCAGCCAGGCCGGTGTCGATGTGTTGCTGGTGGGTGACTCCCTCGGCATGGTCTTGCAAGGCCATGACAGCACACTGCCCGTCAGCGTGGCCGACATGGCCTATCACACCGCCAGCGTCAAACGAGGCAACCAAGGCGCGCTGATCCTCGCCGACCTGCCTTTTATGGCCTACGCCACCCTTGAGCAAACCATGAGCAATTGCGCAGCGCTGATGCAAGCCGGTGCGCATATGGTCAAGCTCGAAGGTGCAGCCTGGCTGGCCGAGCCGATTCGCCAACTGGCCGAGCGCGGTGTCCCAGCGTGCGCTCACCTCGGCCTGACGCCGCAAGCGGTGAATATCCTCGGTGGTTACAAGGTTCAAGGCCGTCAGGAAGCATCGGCGCGACAGATGCGTGCCGACGCCATGGCGCTGGAGCAGGCTGGCGCAGCCATGTTGCTGCTGGAATGCGTACCCAGTGAGCTGGCGGCAGAGATCAGCCAGGCAGTGAAGATCCCGGTAATTGGTATTGGTGCCGGCAGCGCCACTGATGGCCAGGTACTGGTCATGCACGACATGCTCGGGCTATCACTGAGCGGGCGCATGCCCAAGTTCGTGAAGAATTTTATGGCCGGCCAGAGCAGCATTCAGAACGCCATTAGCGCCTACGTCAAAGCGGTCAAAGACCAAAGCTTCCCAGCAGCCGAGCACGGATTTTCTGCATGA
- the folK gene encoding 2-amino-4-hydroxy-6-hydroxymethyldihydropteridine diphosphokinase has product MERVYIGLGSNLATPHAQLRSALAALAALPQTHLVRQSSFYASDPLGPADQPRYVNAVAALDTALSPLALLDALQTIEREQGRTRKAERWGPRTLDLDILLFGERQLDEPRLTVPHYHMHARAFVLYPLAEIAPALQLPDGRTLNELLTACPFVGLERLDETPPTLEQPNVG; this is encoded by the coding sequence ATGGAACGCGTGTATATCGGCCTGGGCAGTAACCTAGCGACCCCGCACGCGCAACTGCGCAGCGCGCTGGCCGCTCTGGCCGCGCTGCCGCAAACCCATCTAGTTAGGCAATCATCGTTCTACGCCAGCGACCCGCTGGGCCCGGCGGATCAGCCGCGCTACGTCAACGCGGTGGCCGCGCTGGACACCGCCCTCAGCCCGCTGGCTTTGCTCGATGCGCTGCAAACCATCGAGCGCGAGCAAGGCCGCACGCGCAAAGCTGAGCGCTGGGGGCCACGCACCCTCGACCTGGATATCTTGCTGTTCGGTGAACGCCAACTGGATGAGCCACGCCTCACCGTGCCGCACTACCACATGCATGCCCGCGCCTTTGTCCTCTATCCGCTGGCCGAGATCGCCCCCGCACTGCAGCTGCCGGATGGTCGCACCTTGAACGAGCTACTCACGGCCTGCCCTTTTGTCGGCCTGGAGCGGCTAGACGAGACACCGCCAACCCTAGAACAACCCAACGTCGGCTAG
- a CDS encoding polynucleotide adenylyltransferase PcnB produces MLKKLFKSFRTPTLRGKHSHSTPEVLSSSQHPIERGEISRYAISVVERLQQAGYQAYLVGGCVRDLLLDIEPKDFDVATSATPEQVRAEFRNARVIGRRFKLVHVHFGREIIETATFRANHPEGDEEENSNLSSRNESGRILRDNVYGSLEDDAQRRDFTINALYYDPVTERILDYANGVHDIRNHLIRLIGDPTQRYQEDPVRMLRAVRFAAKLDFDIEKHSAAPIYKLAPLLGGIPPARLFDEVLKLFLAGYALYTYELLVDYGLFGQLFPASADALKSNPDYTDQLIRNALDSTDLRIHQGKTVTPAFLLAALLWPALPARVIKLQDRGMPPIPAMQEAAHELISEQCLRIAVPKRFTMPIREIWDMQERLPRRSGKRADTLLENPRFRAGYDFLLLRESAGEQTGGLGDWWTRYQDVSDSERRNMIRDLSSKDDASGAPRKRKRSNSKRKRGPAGDGSNSAAGE; encoded by the coding sequence ATGCTGAAAAAGCTGTTCAAGTCCTTTCGCACCCCCACCCTCCGTGGCAAACACTCGCATAGCACGCCCGAAGTGCTGAGTAGCAGCCAACACCCGATCGAACGCGGCGAAATCAGCCGTTACGCCATCAGCGTGGTTGAGCGCCTGCAGCAGGCCGGCTACCAAGCGTATTTGGTCGGCGGTTGCGTTCGCGATCTGCTGCTGGATATCGAACCCAAGGATTTCGACGTAGCCACCAGTGCCACCCCGGAGCAGGTGCGTGCCGAATTCCGCAACGCCCGGGTAATCGGCCGCCGCTTCAAGCTGGTGCATGTGCATTTCGGCCGCGAGATCATCGAGACGGCGACCTTCCGTGCCAACCACCCCGAAGGCGATGAGGAAGAGAACAGCAACCTGTCTTCGCGCAACGAGAGTGGGCGGATTCTGCGCGACAACGTGTACGGCAGCCTGGAAGACGACGCCCAGCGTCGCGACTTCACCATCAATGCGCTGTACTACGACCCCGTCACTGAACGCATTCTCGATTACGCCAATGGCGTACACGACATCCGCAACCACTTGATCCGTCTGATTGGCGACCCGACTCAGCGCTACCAGGAAGACCCGGTGCGCATGCTGCGGGCAGTGCGCTTCGCCGCCAAGCTGGATTTCGACATTGAAAAACACAGCGCCGCGCCTATCTATAAACTGGCTCCACTGCTCGGTGGTATTCCCCCTGCGCGCCTGTTCGATGAAGTGCTGAAGCTGTTTCTCGCCGGTTATGCGCTGTACACCTACGAACTGCTGGTCGACTACGGCCTGTTCGGCCAACTGTTCCCGGCCAGCGCTGACGCACTGAAAAGCAACCCGGACTACACCGACCAGTTGATCCGCAACGCCCTCGACAGCACTGACCTGCGCATCCATCAGGGCAAAACAGTCACCCCGGCGTTCCTCCTCGCCGCGCTGCTCTGGCCAGCCCTACCAGCCCGTGTGATCAAACTGCAGGATCGCGGCATGCCGCCAATCCCGGCGATGCAGGAAGCAGCTCACGAACTGATCAGCGAGCAATGCCTGCGAATCGCCGTGCCCAAGCGCTTCACCATGCCCATTCGCGAAATCTGGGACATGCAGGAGCGCCTGCCACGGCGCAGCGGCAAACGCGCCGACACCCTGCTGGAAAACCCACGCTTCCGGGCCGGCTATGACTTCCTTCTGCTGCGTGAAAGCGCCGGTGAACAAACCGGTGGCCTCGGCGACTGGTGGACGCGTTATCAGGACGTCAGTGATAGCGAGCGGCGCAACATGATCCGCGACCTCAGCAGCAAAGACGATGCCTCCGGCGCACCCCGTAAACGCAAGCGCAGCAACAGCAAGCGCAAGCGCGGCCCCGCAGGTGACGGCAGCAACTCCGCCGCGGGTGAATGA
- the pgi gene encoding glucose-6-phosphate isomerase yields the protein MAYYQQPHAVTALPAWQALREQRGQMNDFSMREAFASDPQRFKRFSLSSSGLMLDYSKNLIDEKTLGLLVQLAEQSQLGESIQALFNGDQVNASEGRAALHTALRSPIGRSLKLNGVDLIPQVHRALNQMTELVSRIHSGLWRGYSDKPITEVVNIGIGGSFLGPELVSEALRPFTQRGVRCHYLANIDGSEFRELTAQLDPETTLFIVSSKSFSTLETLKNALAARDWYLALGGPEAELHKHFIAVTSNTAAAVDFGIKAENIFPMWDWVGGRYSLWSAIGLPIALAIGVSNFKELLAGAYAMDQHFTQAPLAENMPVLMALLGIWYGNFWGAKSQAILPYDHYLRNFTKHLQQLDMESNGKSVRQDGSPVDFSTGPVIWGGVGCNGQHAYHQLLHQGSELIPADFIVPVNSFSPLADHHQWLFANCLSQSQALMHGKTRAEAEHELRAKGLDETEVQRLAPHKMIPGNRPSNILVLNRIDPFSLGALVALYEHKVFVQSAIWGINAFDQWGVELGKELGQGVYQRLTGQLDTPASDASTQGLIQHFRERHRG from the coding sequence ATGGCCTATTACCAGCAGCCGCATGCCGTCACCGCCCTGCCCGCCTGGCAGGCGCTACGCGAGCAGCGCGGGCAGATGAACGACTTCAGCATGCGCGAGGCCTTTGCCAGCGATCCGCAACGTTTTAAACGCTTCTCCCTGAGCAGTAGCGGCTTGATGCTGGATTACTCAAAGAACCTGATCGACGAAAAGACCCTAGGGCTGCTGGTACAACTGGCCGAACAAAGCCAGTTGGGGGAATCCATTCAGGCCCTGTTTAACGGTGATCAGGTTAATGCCTCCGAAGGCCGCGCAGCGCTGCACACCGCCCTGCGCAGCCCAATCGGTCGCAGCCTGAAGCTCAACGGGGTGGACCTGATTCCCCAGGTACACCGCGCACTCAACCAGATGACAGAGCTGGTCAGCCGTATCCACAGCGGCCTGTGGCGCGGTTACAGCGACAAACCGATCACCGAGGTGGTGAACATCGGTATCGGCGGCTCCTTCCTCGGCCCAGAGTTGGTTTCTGAAGCTTTGCGGCCCTTTACCCAGCGCGGTGTACGCTGCCATTACCTGGCCAATATCGACGGCAGCGAGTTCCGTGAACTCACCGCTCAGCTAGACCCCGAGACCACCCTGTTTATCGTCTCGTCAAAATCCTTCAGCACCCTAGAAACCCTGAAGAACGCCCTTGCGGCACGCGACTGGTACCTCGCCCTGGGCGGCCCAGAGGCCGAGCTGCATAAGCATTTCATTGCAGTAACCAGCAACACCGCCGCCGCCGTCGACTTCGGCATCAAGGCGGAAAACATCTTCCCCATGTGGGACTGGGTTGGCGGCCGTTACTCGTTGTGGTCGGCCATTGGCTTACCCATCGCGCTGGCCATCGGCGTCTCCAATTTCAAGGAGCTGCTGGCCGGGGCTTACGCCATGGACCAGCACTTTACCCAAGCGCCACTAGCCGAGAACATGCCGGTGCTGATGGCGCTGCTGGGCATCTGGTACGGCAACTTTTGGGGCGCGAAAAGCCAGGCGATTCTGCCGTACGACCATTACCTGCGGAACTTCACCAAGCACTTGCAGCAACTGGACATGGAATCCAACGGCAAGTCGGTTCGCCAGGACGGTAGCCCGGTGGACTTCAGCACAGGTCCGGTGATCTGGGGCGGCGTCGGCTGCAACGGCCAGCACGCCTACCACCAGCTACTGCACCAGGGCAGCGAACTGATCCCAGCGGACTTTATCGTCCCGGTCAACAGCTTCAGCCCGCTGGCCGACCACCACCAATGGTTGTTTGCCAACTGCCTGTCACAAAGCCAGGCGCTGATGCACGGCAAGACCCGCGCCGAGGCCGAACACGAGCTGCGTGCCAAGGGTCTGGACGAAACCGAAGTACAACGCTTGGCCCCGCACAAGATGATTCCAGGCAACCGTCCGAGCAATATTCTCGTCCTCAACCGGATAGACCCCTTCAGCCTTGGCGCGCTGGTCGCCCTGTATGAGCACAAGGTATTTGTGCAAAGCGCCATCTGGGGCATCAACGCCTTCGACCAGTGGGGCGTTGAGCTGGGTAAAGAGTTGGGCCAGGGCGTTTATCAACGTTTGACCGGGCAACTCGACACCCCCGCCAGCGATGCCTCGACCCAAGGTCTGATTCAGCACTTCCGCGAGCGCCATCGCGGCTAA